One Bythopirellula goksoeyrii genomic window, CATACGTATTCCCCCGTTTCACTTCTCGCTGGCAAAACTTGACTGCATCCTCCACAATCCAACGTATCGGTGCCTCAGCCAAGCCAGATAGCTCTGCGTTCTCCCGAGCCCGAGCGACCATAGACTTCGCAGCGTCGACATGCGTGACCTCCGCCCCTGCCACCGCCGCCGTCAGCGTACTTCCTCCCGTATATCCAAATAGATTCAGAACCTTTGCCGCTTGCGGCTTAGCGGCCTGTCGCGCAATCCACTGCCAATTGCCCAACTGTTCTGGAAAGACGCCAATCTGTCCCGAGGGCAACGGCGAGAGCAACATTCTGAATTGCTTGCCTTCAGTGAGAGTCACCGGGAATTCCACCGATGCTTTCGGCCACTTCTTGATCGCCGGTTTCCAAGAGCCTTCGGTCGTGCGGCTACCGGTATATCGAGCGGAAACCGATTCCCACAAATCTGGCTGAGTTTGTGCCCCATCGGCACCTGGCGCTGGACGATCGAGCACCCAGGGACCAAAGCGTTCGAGCTTGCGACCTGCGCCACAGTCGAGCAGTTCGTAGGCCGGTTCAATAAGAAGCATGTTTATCAAGCCATAGATTCTATCGCCCAATCATTTGAAGACTGATTGAGAAAGGAGCATGAAATACTGACCTAGCTACGGATGAAATATCTCGCCATTGAGAAGAATCCTGCAACGAGCAGCACGAGGACTGCTGAAAGTGTATTTGGCTCTGGTATGGCAACTAAACTTGAAGAAAACACACCTGCGCCATCGGCAAAAATTGCTGAAAACAGTACTTTGCCTTTATCGCTTATTAGGCCCTGGTCAGGAGAACGCAATCCAATTACCGTGCGATAGTCCGGATTCGCAGCATCACCAACGTTAATGGAATCTCCAGTGCGGACAATTAATTTGAGAATTCCATTTTGGTCTAATGCCCATATTCCAGAAGAATTAGGATCTATCACACCATTACCAAATATTCGACCAAAAAAAGCAACTTGCCCTAGTTCATTCATGGTCCAATCGTAGAACTCGGCAAAACGAGAGCTTGGGGTTCCTGGTGCGAAGCTATTTCGCATGGCGACTAAACCTATGTCTCCTTCGGAGTCTACCTTCCATATACCACGATCCTGGGAACTACCTGTGTCCAGCAAGGCATCTAATGCATACTCACTGCTATTATTAAATTCAAAGTCGTAAATGGTACGAAACTGAAAACTTGTTCCAGGCAAAGAAACATCTGACCGAAATAGCTGCGTCAAATTACCAGTTGAGTCTTCTTGCCAGATGCTTTGATAATCGATTGTTCCATTCAAATCCGCGTCGATTGCAGAAGTGAAAGCTATTTTTTCTTTGTTGTTGAATTTCGGATTGCCGATCTCGGTGAATCGCCCTGTTGAATCGGGAGTAAGATCCCCTTTGCGTACGACCAATTCTAATTGCCCGATCTGTTTCTCCTTCCAGATACCTGCATTTCGAGTACCGTCACCAAAGGGAAGCAATCCAAGAAAAGCCGTCTCTCCAAGATTATTTAACGAAACCGGCCTAAATGAAGTGAAGTGGGTATCCGTGCCTGGGGCATTTTCATTCCTGAGTGTAATTAAGCGTAATCCACCTCCTCCAGCGTCTGTCCAAATGCCTTGATCAAACGAATCAAATATATCAGCATGAATTGACACTTCCCCCAAGTCGTTAAAGGACAAGTCGACGAATACTGAAGACAAATGATCGAAGACGCCGTTTGTTCCTGGAGCGTTGCCTCCTGCCCGCGCAACTAGTTCCAATTGTCCAGAGGCATCTGCTTTCCAAATTCCGGAAAAGAAATCGGGGCCGGCATCATTCGGATCGAAGAAACCATATAAGACAATTTGACCTTGGGCATTAATTACTGGATCGACCATAAAGCGAAAGGAAAGAGTTGTCGCAGGAGCAATGGAACCGCCGAGGGCTACTAATGATAGTGCAGGCGAACCTCCAGTCCAAAGACCTTCGGAGTTGTCAGAATCAATTCCAGGTCCTGTTAGCCTGCCTCTGAAAACAGCTTGACCGAATGCATTCCCTGAGAAGCCATTCTCAGCAACATTTTGAGTTAGCACCCCAGTTGTCCCTGGCATAATGTCGCCTGTAATTGCTATTTTCTGGATAGTGTCAATATTCCAGACTGCCGCTTCACAAGTCATTAACGATGCTAAGATAGCTAGAAAAAGGTTTACTAGAAAAAACGGCTTCATGAGCGTATCCCAATGGCGAATTTAGTTATGTGTTGTCACTAACCAATCTAAGAAGAAATAACTACATCAGAGATGTAATCGTTACTTTCCATCTTAATCTTCTGATTTACTGATGTCGAACGCCTTAATCCCTCGGCTACCGCCGACGGTTCCATGGTAACATCATTACTGCAAGTGCGGTCGCAATAACTCCGCCCACAGCTCGTAACCTTTTTCGTTCATATGCAAGCCATCACCGAGAAATATATCTGGTTTCGGCGTACCGTTGTCACCGAGCATGACTGACCAGACATCGACGAACGTGAGTTGATCATCTGCCGCACAATCGGCGGCGATCAGGTTATTCGCTGATTTCATTGTTTCGGCCATACTCCAGCGTGCGATGCTTGGTTTGATGGCGACATAAGCGAGTCGTGCATCGGGCAATTCCGTTTTGAACTTTTCGACGAAGGCGCGGAAGTCGGCATGGACCTGCTCGGCAGTGTTGCCGTTGGCCACGTCATTGTCGCCGGCGTAGAACACGACAAGCCGCGGTTTGTGTTTGCCGATGAGGTCGTTGAAATAGTGTGTCGAATCGATGATCTCGGACCCACCAAAGCCTCGGTTCAAGAAGCCCCCTTCGGGGAACGACTTTTTGAGATCCCACATCCGAATGCTGGAACTGCCCGCGAAAACCACTCCGCCGGGCTTGGTAGGTTGCTCCTGGTCAGTTGCGAGGAAGGCATCGATATTCGTCTGCCAGCGCGCAGGATCGCGGCCTGTTTCCGCAGAAATGGCCTGAAATACCTGCGATAGCATCAACAGAATGATAAAAGTGCTGCGGATTACCATGAAAGCGTAGCTCCTAATAGAAAACGTCAGTTGGTTCTTCTCGCCAGAGGCGTATAATGGGTGGTTCGCTATTTCCTGCCATGTGACTTACTGAGTCGCGGCTGAAGCCCCACCCTTGAATTTGCCACACGGACGTATGCCCGCCTCAGATATCATCATCAAAGGTGCCCGCGAACACAACCTCCGCGGCGTCGACCTCTCACTTCCCCGCAACAAACTCATCTGCCTCACAGGCGTGAGTGGCAGCGGGAAAAGTTCCCTTGCCTTCGACACACTTTATGCTGAAGGACAGCGGCGCTATGTCGAGAGTCTCTCGACGTTTGCCAGGCAATTCCTGGGCCAAATGCCCAAGCCCGAGGTGGACCACATCAGTGGCCTGAGTCCGTCGATCTCGATCGCCCAAAAGGCGGCTGGCAACAATCCGCGATCGACCGTGGGAACAATCACCGAAATCTACGATTTTCTGCGGGTACTCTACGCTCGTGTTGGACAGGGGCACTGCCCTCAGTGCCAACGACCGATCACGGCGCAATCCCGCGAAGAAATCATTGCTCGCATTCAATCGCTCCCCGCTAAGGCAGATTTCATGGTGCTGGCCCCCGTTGTGCGAGGGCAAAAGGGAGAATTTCGCGACCTGTTTGAAGATCTGCTCAAGAAAGGATTCGTCCGCGCACGTGTCGATGGCCAGGTGGTACAACTCTCAGATAATCTCTCGCTCGACCGTCAAATGCGGCACGACATTGAGGTGGTGATCGATCGGCTCGTGAACGGACCGTCGATCCGCACTCGATTGGGTGAAGCGGTGGACTTTGCTCTCAAACTGGGCGAGGGAACTCTGATTATCGCCGCGGAAGAGGACAGTGCCGCTGAAGCGGCACCGCCGTCGAAGTCTAGTAAAAAGGCTAAGCGAGGGACCGGCGTCCAAACAGGCGACATGGTTGTTTCGGCGGACTATGCCTGCAACTACTGCGGATTGAGTTTTCAGCCCCCCTCGCCGCAAATGTTCAGCTTCAACAGTCCGCGAGGAATGTGCCTCGAGTGTGATGGTCTGGGGACGATGTTCAGCTTCGATCCCGAGAAGCTGGTCCCCGATCCGACTAAATCGCTCTCCCAAGGGTGCATCGAATTGATCGGCCCCTGGAAAGACCTTGGGCGGTGGAAGCGTCACATCTACAAGGGTGTCGCCGACACGATGGAGCGCAAACTTGAACTGCCCGAAGGGTCACTTACCGACACTCCTTGGCAAGAAATGACCGAAGAGTTTCGATACCTCTGGCTCTGGGGCACCGGCGAAGAGCACATTACCTACACTTGGCGTGCCGGCAAGAATTCCCAGAAGTATGGTGGCACGTTCGACGGGATAATTCCTGAGCTATTGGAAAAGTATCGCGGCGCCAAAAGCAAAACGCTCATTGCCAAACTCGAAGAGTTTATGAACGTGATCCGTTGCCCCGACTGCCTTGGCGAGAGACTCAATCCCCAGGCGTCGGCAGTGACGCTCACTACGGCACACCCGAAGTTCGCTGACAAGCCGCAAGGAACCCTTCCTGTTGTCTGCTCGCTTCCGATCGATGAAGCGAAGGAGTTTTTCAGCGGTCTGGTGCTCGACGAAACCCAACAGAAAATCGCCAGCGAAGTGCTCAAAGAGATTCGCGGTCGTTTGGGGTTCCTCACGAATGTGGGGCTCGATTATCTGTCGCTGGGACGCACTGCTCCCACGCTTTCAGGTGGCGAGACCCAGCGAATTCGCCTCGCCGGGCAAATTGGCTGCGGACTGGTTGGGGTGCTCTACATTCTCGACGAACCCTCGATTGGTCTGCATCCTCGTGACAATGAACGGCTCCTTTCGACCCTCGAACAACTTCGAGATCAGGGCAATACGGTCGTTGTGGTCGAGCATGATGAAGACACCATGCGGGCCGCCGACCTGGTGGTCGACTTCGGCCCCGGTGCAGGAGTGCGCGGCGGGGAACTCATGGCAGTCGGCACGGCTGACGAAGTGGCGAAAAACAAGAAGAGCGTGACGGGAGCCTATCTGTCTGGAAGTCGAAAGATTGAAGTACCGCAGCAAAGGAGGATCGATGCCCTGCCAGAGTCGAAACTCATCATCCATGGTGCGCGACACAACAATCTGAAGAACGTCACCATGGAAATCCCCTTGGGGGCGTTTGTGTGTGTGACGGGTGCAAGTGGCAGCGGCAAGAGCTCGCTGGTAAGCGACATTCTGGTCGAAGCCCTCCGCCGTGATCTCAACGGCGGCAACGGCGAACCGGGCGAACACGACCGCATTGAAGGGCTCGAACATCTCGACAAGATGATTGCCATCGACCAGTCTCCGATCGGCCGCACCCCGCGATCGAATCCAGCGACCTACATCAAAGTGTTTGACGAGATTCGCAAGCTTTACACCCAGCTTCCCGAGGCGAAGCGGCGAGGATACAAGCCGGGGCGGTTCAGTTTCAATGTAACCGGCGGTCGATGTGAGGCATGCAGTGGCAACGGCTCGAACAAACTGGAAATGGATTTTCTCGCCGACGTGTGGATCACCTGCAATGTGTGTCAGGGGCACCGTTTCAATCACGAGTCCTTACAGATTCGTTACAAAGAAAAATCTATTGCCGACGTACTGGAAATGGACGTGCAGCAGGCGCTCGATCATTTCGAAAATATCCCATTGATCCGCAACAAGCTAGAAACTTTACATGCGGTGGGGCTTGATTATCTCAAGCTGGGGCAACCCTCTCCCACGCTTTCCGGCGGTGAGGCCCAGCGGATCAAGCTCGCCCGTGAATTGGTGAAGAAGTCAACTGGCCGCACACTCTATCTACTTGACGAACCCACGACCGGCCTGCACTTTGCCGATATTGAGCTTCTGCTCAAAGTTCTGCACGAATTCGTCGACGCTGGAAACACGGTATTGGTCGTCGAGCACAATCTTGACGTAGTGAAAACCGCCGATTGGGTCATCGACGTCGGCCC contains:
- a CDS encoding GDSL-type esterase/lipase family protein; this encodes MVIRSTFIILLMLSQVFQAISAETGRDPARWQTNIDAFLATDQEQPTKPGGVVFAGSSSIRMWDLKKSFPEGGFLNRGFGGSEIIDSTHYFNDLIGKHKPRLVVFYAGDNDVANGNTAEQVHADFRAFVEKFKTELPDARLAYVAIKPSIARWSMAETMKSANNLIAADCAADDQLTFVDVWSVMLGDNGTPKPDIFLGDGLHMNEKGYELWAELLRPHLQ
- a CDS encoding DUF7453 family protein — protein: MKPFFLVNLFLAILASLMTCEAAVWNIDTIQKIAITGDIMPGTTGVLTQNVAENGFSGNAFGQAVFRGRLTGPGIDSDNSEGLWTGGSPALSLVALGGSIAPATTLSFRFMVDPVINAQGQIVLYGFFDPNDAGPDFFSGIWKADASGQLELVARAGGNAPGTNGVFDHLSSVFVDLSFNDLGEVSIHADIFDSFDQGIWTDAGGGGLRLITLRNENAPGTDTHFTSFRPVSLNNLGETAFLGLLPFGDGTRNAGIWKEKQIGQLELVVRKGDLTPDSTGRFTEIGNPKFNNKEKIAFTSAIDADLNGTIDYQSIWQEDSTGNLTQLFRSDVSLPGTSFQFRTIYDFEFNNSSEYALDALLDTGSSQDRGIWKVDSEGDIGLVAMRNSFAPGTPSSRFAEFYDWTMNELGQVAFFGRIFGNGVIDPNSSGIWALDQNGILKLIVRTGDSINVGDAANPDYRTVIGLRSPDQGLISDKGKVLFSAIFADGAGVFSSSLVAIPEPNTLSAVLVLLVAGFFSMARYFIRS
- a CDS encoding class I SAM-dependent methyltransferase; the encoded protein is MLLIEPAYELLDCGAGRKLERFGPWVLDRPAPGADGAQTQPDLWESVSARYTGSRTTEGSWKPAIKKWPKASVEFPVTLTEGKQFRMLLSPLPSGQIGVFPEQLGNWQWIARQAAKPQAAKVLNLFGYTGGSTLTAAVAGAEVTHVDAAKSMVARARENAELSGLAEAPIRWIVEDAVKFCQREVKRGNTYDAVILDPPSYGHGPKGEGWSIKRDLLPLLNLCKELTESRPKFVLLTCHTPSIGPAELSAYLSDGLFGHCGQPPKSGTLYLKTSSGRKLASGDFAHWPG